TCGATCCACAACAATCACCCCGAAGGGATCATGTTGCTTCACGCGCTCGACTTGCATGTATTAGGCACGCCGCCAGCGTTCGTCCTGAGCCAGGATCAAACTCTCCATAAAATGAAGAAGTTCGCCTTTGCATCATTCAAAATGATTACTGGCTAATTCGTTAAAAAATTAACAGGTTGTTTACAAGTTGTTTTGTTCAGTTTTCAAAGATCAAATGTTTCGTTGTTTCGCTCTGTCGCCAAAACAGCGACTTAATCAGTATAACATTTCGCCGATTTCAAGTCAATAACTTTTTTGTTATTTATTTTTTCTCGGTTGCTGTTTTTTTGCCGCCGTCGTTAGCGGGACATCTACCAATGTATCATTTTTCGAAAGGGAAAGTCAATAACTTTTTTGTTTTTTGATTTTCTCTTCTTTCGGTTAATGAGTTTTTGTTGCTGTCTTCAGCGCAACGTTTAATAATATACCACGTAGCTTAGGAAATGTGCAATAGTTTCATAAGATTTTTTTATATTTTATCAATCTCCCTATTTATTTCTTTAACAAACAAACTATGAACAAAAGCGCAAGCGCCCACATAGCGACGCACAAACTGCTGCCAACAGGATATGGGTAGGTTCGATGATACTACGTGATGTAGCAATTTTAATCGAACTTCACCTGATTGCGTAGGAGATAAAGAAAACACGAAAACATGAGTGATCTAATGTTAACTTATCGTAAGGTGGGGTTAGGAAGGTTGGTAGTTATTGGGCTCTGGAGCTAGAACAAGTAAGTGCTAACCACTTACTTGTTCTTCACTATTAAAAAAGATGCCCGTGGTTGAATCAATCAAAAAGGCGCCCAGATTTATTATCTGAGCGCCTTTCCTCACTTCTTAGTCACGATGCCTCATTTGAGGGAATAGCAATACGTCACGAATAGATGGCGAGTTCGTTAGTAACATAACGAGTCGATCAATCCCAATTCCTAAACCGCCAGTAGGTGGCAAGCCATATTCAAGAGCTTCCAAGAAGTCTTCATCCATCATATGTGCTTCCTCGTTACCTTCTTCCCTTTCTTTTAACTGAGCTTCAAAACGTTGTCGTTGGTCTACTGGATCATTCAGCTCAGAGAACGCGTTTGCATGCTCACGACCTACAATGAACAGTTCAAAACGATCTGTAAAGCGACCGTCTTCTTTGTTTTTCTTTGCCAGTGGTGAAATCTCTAACGGATGACCGTAGACAAAGGTTGGCTGAATCAGCTTCTCCTCCACATAGTGTTCGAAGAACTCGTTTACAATATGACCAAATGTCATATTTTCTTCATATGAAACTCCGTGTTCTTTCGCAAGGGATTTTGCTTCTTCATCGGACATATCCTTCCAGAAGTCAACGCCAGTATATTCTTTAATTGCATCCACCATGTGTAGCCTTGTCCATTCTGGCTCTAGATTCACTTCGTAATCTCCATATTGAACAACCGCTGTTCCAAGAACATCTTTCGCAATATGGCCAATTACGTTTTCGGTAAGGGTCATGATATCGTGGAAGTCTGCATAAGCCTCATAAAGCTCGAGCATAGTAAATTCAGGGTTGTGTCGAGTAGAGACTCCTTCGTTACGGAATACTCGGCCAATTTCATATACTTTTTCCATTCCACCAACAATTAGACGTTTGAGGTGTAACTCAATAGCAATACGCATATATAACGGCATGTCCAATGCATTATGATGAGTAATGAATGGACGTGCAGAAGCACCACCAGGAATGGCATGCATCGTCGGCGTCTCCACTTCTAAGAACCCTTTATCATCAAAATAACGGCGCATGGACTGGATGATTTTACTCCGCAATACGAAGGTGTCACGACTTGCAGGGTTTGTGATTAGGTCCAAGTAACGTTGACGATAGCGCTGCTCAATGTCTTTTAGACCATGGAATTTTTCAGGTAGTGGGCGTAGGGATTTGGTTAGCATATGGAA
This DNA window, taken from Pontibacillus yanchengensis, encodes the following:
- the lysS gene encoding lysine--tRNA ligase, producing the protein MTEEINDLMRVRREKLDQFHQNGLDPFGNKFERTHFSEELKQAYDEMTKEDLEEQQIPTTIAGRIMTKRGKGKAGFAHVQDLTGQLQIYVRKDTVGEEAYELFQSADIGDIVGVEGTVFKTKVGELSVKVREFHMLTKSLRPLPEKFHGLKDIEQRYRQRYLDLITNPASRDTFVLRSKIIQSMRRYFDDKGFLEVETPTMHAIPGGASARPFITHHNALDMPLYMRIAIELHLKRLIVGGMEKVYEIGRVFRNEGVSTRHNPEFTMLELYEAYADFHDIMTLTENVIGHIAKDVLGTAVVQYGDYEVNLEPEWTRLHMVDAIKEYTGVDFWKDMSDEEAKSLAKEHGVSYEENMTFGHIVNEFFEHYVEEKLIQPTFVYGHPLEISPLAKKNKEDGRFTDRFELFIVGREHANAFSELNDPVDQRQRFEAQLKEREEGNEEAHMMDEDFLEALEYGLPPTGGLGIGIDRLVMLLTNSPSIRDVLLFPQMRHRD